GTTGATATCATAGTGTCATCTGCAATTAATGATTTTGATAGTAAAAGTTTATTATTTTCAGCATTAATTCCACTAATTATTATGGGTATTTGTGCTGCATTATCATTTTTAAATGTTTTTACTGTTGCTAGATTAAGTGTTTTAATTTCAGTTTTATTTATTGCATCTATAATTACATTTTTAGTAGCTTTTTTTGTATATAGAGCTTACTTTTGATTATTAGTTATTGAAGTGGTTCTTTTTAGCGTGGTTACTATCTGAAACTTTAAAATGTTCAATACTGAATTACAAAACTTTAATTTAGATGATAATAGTGAAATATTGAAAAAGAGTATATTTTATGGATTAGAATTTTTAATTTCATATTTTAATCTCTTTATCATTATGCTAAGACTAATATCATTCACAAGAGATTAAATCCTTCCAACTTCAAAATAAACAAAAAGAAATCACTAGCAGAGTGAAACACTAGTGATTTTTTATAATAAATAAAAAAATATAATAAAATATAGAACTATTTTTAACAATATAATATAGGAAGATTATATATAAAATTAATATTATTTAAGATTGTTATTATATTATGAAAGTAAAAATTTAATGAATGAAAGCTAGACAGTTTAAGTATAAAAAAGATGTGTAAGAAGAAGGAGAGAAAAATAAATTATACATTTTGAAAA
This DNA window, taken from Mycoplasmopsis cynos, encodes the following:
- a CDS encoding MAG0110 family membrane protein, with product MNSLRFNFQKEKTKKINLFWGSVLGIFTIGILGFFVAMFGFLHLLNNVIEISTFAKRLLFIPAAIGIIIISITRRPPGQRTNIITSIFLFILNIAIWSFFSALIVDIIVSSAINDFDSKSLLFSALIPLIIMGICAALSFLNVFTVARLSVLISVLFIASIITFLVAFFVYRAYFWLLVIEVVLFSVVTIWNFKMFNTELQNFNLDDNSEILKKSIFYGLEFLISYFNLFIIMLRLISFTRD